In Akkermansiaceae bacterium, a single genomic region encodes these proteins:
- a CDS encoding acetylxylan esterase, protein MRPLLISLLLSAACHAELPDPLKQADGTKITTKEQWEQSLRAETLQKFRENIYGVTPVGKPEGFKAVVTKEVPDALDGAATVKFIEISFNTPKGERKIRPVVVLPNKAEKPTAAFLLINNRKPDLLDPDNPNGFFPVREIVARGYAAVGFHYGDVDVDKKDGYERGVRFQYDPEKPADDAWACVAAWAWGASRVLDCIEGEPRIDAKKVAVVGHSRGGKTALWAGAEDPRFALVISNNSGCTGAAISRGKVGESVKKINELFPHWFNTNYKKFGGKEDELPVDQHQLVALIAPRPAYVASAIEDTWADPKSEFRSCVEAAPVYALYGMQTTGTSEFPALGKPLHTGQVGYHVREGNHDLKLVDWQNFMDFADLKGLR, encoded by the coding sequence ATGCGCCCTCTTCTCATTTCCCTGCTACTTTCCGCAGCGTGCCACGCGGAGCTGCCGGACCCGCTCAAGCAAGCGGATGGCACGAAGATCACCACCAAGGAACAATGGGAGCAGTCCCTGCGCGCGGAGACGCTGCAAAAGTTCCGCGAGAACATCTACGGCGTCACGCCCGTCGGAAAGCCGGAGGGCTTCAAGGCCGTGGTGACGAAGGAAGTGCCGGACGCGCTCGATGGAGCCGCCACCGTGAAGTTCATCGAGATTTCCTTCAACACACCGAAGGGCGAGCGGAAGATCCGCCCCGTGGTGGTGCTGCCGAACAAGGCGGAAAAGCCGACCGCCGCCTTCCTCCTCATCAACAACCGCAAGCCGGACCTGCTGGACCCTGACAATCCCAACGGGTTCTTCCCCGTGCGTGAGATCGTCGCACGCGGCTACGCCGCCGTCGGCTTCCACTATGGCGATGTGGATGTGGACAAGAAGGACGGCTACGAGCGCGGCGTGCGCTTCCAGTATGATCCGGAAAAACCCGCCGATGACGCGTGGGCCTGCGTCGCCGCATGGGCGTGGGGTGCGTCCCGCGTGCTCGACTGCATCGAAGGCGAGCCGCGCATCGACGCGAAGAAGGTGGCCGTCGTCGGCCACTCCCGCGGCGGCAAGACCGCCCTCTGGGCCGGCGCGGAGGACCCGCGCTTCGCGCTCGTCATCTCCAACAATTCCGGCTGCACCGGAGCCGCCATCTCCCGCGGCAAGGTGGGCGAGTCCGTGAAAAAGATCAACGAACTGTTCCCCCACTGGTTCAACACGAACTACAAGAAATTCGGCGGCAAGGAAGATGAACTGCCCGTGGACCAGCACCAGCTCGTCGCGCTCATCGCCCCGCGCCCCGCCTATGTCGCCAGCGCCATCGAAGACACCTGGGCGGACCCGAAGTCGGAGTTCCGCTCCTGCGTGGAGGCCGCGCCGGTCTATGCGCTCTACGGCATGCAGACCACCGGCACCTCCGAATTTCCCGCCCTTGGCAAGCCGCTGCACACCGGACAGGTCGGCTATCACGTGCGTGAGGGGAACCACGACCTGAAGCTCGTGGACTGGCAGAACTTCATGGATTTCGCCGACCTGAAAGGACTTCGTTAG
- the panC gene encoding pantoate--beta-alanine ligase, with product MEVIATKAEVRRTLRAAGKPVVLVPTMGALHEGHLSLVRRAREIAGPQGTVAVSIFVNPIQFDRASDLEAYPRPMESDLAACRAEGVDVVFAPGAGEMYEADRSVTVTEGVLSKDLCGAARPGHFDGVCTVVLKLFLITGCEAAVFGEKDFQQLAVIRRMVRDLDVPVEIIAHETVREQDGLAMSSRNVRLTPEQRAAAPRIRFALAAARNSHSRDAGEIIAIARKEIMASHPTHIDYLELVDEESLHPVETVERPATLAAAVFFGEVRLIDHIRIEPHEPGGVLSM from the coding sequence ATGGAAGTCATCGCGACGAAGGCGGAGGTCAGGCGCACGCTGCGCGCGGCGGGAAAGCCGGTGGTGCTGGTGCCCACCATGGGCGCGCTGCATGAGGGCCACCTCTCGCTGGTCCGCCGGGCGCGTGAGATCGCGGGTCCGCAGGGCACGGTTGCGGTTTCCATTTTCGTCAACCCCATCCAGTTCGACCGCGCGTCCGATCTGGAGGCATACCCCCGTCCGATGGAGAGCGACCTGGCGGCCTGCCGCGCGGAGGGTGTGGATGTGGTCTTCGCCCCCGGCGCGGGGGAGATGTATGAAGCGGACCGCTCCGTGACGGTGACGGAGGGCGTGCTTTCAAAGGACCTCTGCGGCGCGGCCCGGCCCGGCCACTTTGACGGCGTGTGCACGGTGGTGCTGAAGCTTTTCCTCATCACGGGATGTGAGGCGGCGGTGTTTGGTGAAAAGGATTTCCAGCAGCTCGCGGTGATCCGCCGGATGGTGCGGGACCTGGATGTGCCGGTGGAAATCATCGCCCATGAGACGGTGCGCGAGCAGGACGGGCTGGCGATGTCATCGCGCAATGTACGGCTCACGCCGGAACAACGGGCGGCCGCGCCGCGCATCCGCTTTGCCCTGGCGGCGGCGCGGAACTCGCACAGCCGGGACGCGGGGGAAATCATCGCCATCGCGCGGAAGGAAATCATGGCCTCCCACCCGACGCACATCGACTACCTGGAACTGGTGGATGAGGAGAGCCTGCATCCGGTGGAGACGGTGGAACGTCCCGCCACCCTGGCCGCGGCGGTGTTTTTCGGAGAGGTCAGGTTGATCGATCACATCAGGATCGAGCCGCATGAACCCGGCGGCGTGTTGTCCATGTGA